A genomic stretch from Natronomonas gomsonensis includes:
- a CDS encoding acyl-CoA dehydrogenase family protein — protein sequence MATQEAQPTGVSFETDEETSLILSSLEDFIEQEVEPIESELGETWSNPRKRHEDDGRLVPDVQEAVQEVRKKSADAGFYAMNLPEDVGGEGVSNVTWYRAIKHVASTGPGLSEYVLAGPEGPKPLLAQAEGDQIEEYLLPCVRGEKSTAFAQTEPGVGSDSPNMSTTAEKDGDEWVINGSKQWITNAPYADFVQVFARTSPIEEMGRYGGITCFIVEADEYEVTSMNNAVGMTGMQGELSFDDTRVPEDRVLGTEDGAFYDAMEFLSLGRLEIGGRALGHSEFLLEKGTEYANEREAFGRSIGKFQGISHKLARGKANAFAADTTALRLAWLMDNGEQAIQESSIVKYLASNVMFDIADDVVQVHGGNGLSEDNPFMSELQTARVLRIVEGTDEIQLNTIAKELGVN from the coding sequence ATGGCAACACAGGAAGCCCAACCGACGGGCGTCAGTTTCGAGACCGACGAGGAGACGAGTCTCATCCTCTCCAGTCTGGAAGATTTCATCGAACAGGAGGTCGAACCCATCGAGAGCGAGTTGGGCGAGACGTGGTCGAACCCACGAAAGCGCCACGAGGACGACGGCCGACTCGTTCCCGACGTTCAGGAGGCGGTACAGGAGGTCCGCAAGAAGAGCGCCGATGCCGGCTTCTACGCGATGAATCTCCCCGAAGACGTCGGCGGCGAGGGCGTCTCCAACGTCACGTGGTATCGCGCCATCAAACACGTCGCCTCGACCGGGCCGGGGCTCTCGGAGTACGTGCTGGCCGGACCCGAGGGGCCGAAGCCGCTGCTCGCACAGGCGGAGGGCGACCAAATCGAGGAGTACCTCCTGCCCTGCGTCCGCGGCGAGAAGTCCACCGCCTTCGCCCAGACGGAACCCGGTGTCGGTTCCGACTCGCCGAACATGTCGACGACCGCCGAGAAGGACGGCGACGAGTGGGTCATCAACGGCTCCAAGCAGTGGATTACGAACGCCCCCTACGCCGACTTCGTGCAGGTGTTCGCCCGCACCTCCCCCATCGAGGAGATGGGCCGCTACGGCGGCATCACCTGCTTCATCGTCGAGGCCGACGAGTACGAGGTCACGTCGATGAACAACGCCGTCGGCATGACGGGCATGCAGGGTGAACTCTCCTTCGACGACACGCGCGTCCCCGAAGACCGCGTCCTCGGTACCGAGGACGGCGCCTTCTACGACGCCATGGAGTTCCTCTCGCTGGGCCGTCTCGAAATCGGCGGCCGGGCACTGGGCCACTCGGAGTTCCTCCTCGAGAAGGGAACCGAGTACGCCAACGAACGGGAGGCCTTCGGCCGCTCAATCGGGAAGTTCCAAGGCATCTCGCACAAACTCGCCCGCGGGAAGGCCAACGCCTTCGCCGCCGACACCACCGCGCTCCGACTCGCGTGGCTGATGGACAACGGCGAGCAGGCGATTCAGGAGTCGTCCATCGTCAAGTACCTCGCCTCGAACGTCATGTTCGACATCGCCGACGACGTGGTGCAGGTCCACGGCGGCAACGGCCTCTCGGAGGACAACCCATTCATGAGCGAACTCCAGACCGCCCGCGTTCTACGCATCGTCGAAGGGACCGACGAGATTCAGTTGAACACCATCGCCAAAGAGTTGGGCGTCAACTGA
- a CDS encoding redoxin domain-containing protein has translation MPPAVGDDAPGFEALLCDGETFRPRTLDDALDDDDGVVLIFDGFVFSAIAQNWWRRYDDADWDEFPVPVYGVVRDGPYSINEFLRQLDSPFSIFSDLNGDAAEAFDLLVERQGMAGTKTPRRAVFVIDGDGEVQYAWDTEEWIHPVPREEVEEAVEEL, from the coding sequence ATGCCACCAGCTGTCGGCGACGATGCCCCCGGTTTCGAGGCACTACTGTGTGACGGCGAGACGTTCCGTCCTCGAACACTCGACGACGCCCTCGACGACGACGACGGCGTGGTCCTCATCTTCGACGGCTTCGTCTTCTCGGCCATCGCACAGAACTGGTGGCGTCGCTACGACGACGCCGACTGGGACGAGTTTCCCGTCCCCGTTTACGGCGTCGTCCGCGACGGCCCCTACTCGATAAACGAGTTCCTCAGACAACTCGACAGTCCGTTCTCCATCTTTTCGGACCTCAACGGCGACGCCGCCGAAGCCTTCGACCTGCTCGTCGAACGGCAGGGGATGGCCGGGACGAAAACGCCACGTCGGGCCGTCTTCGTCATCGACGGCGACGGGGAAGTACAGTACGCCTGGGACACCGAAGAGTGGATTCACCCAGTTCCGCGGGAGGAAGTCGAGGAAGCCGTCGAGGAGTTGTAA
- a CDS encoding quinone oxidoreductase family protein, with amino-acid sequence MRAIEITEFGDADTLELAETDAPEPREGQVRIDVKAAGINFADIMQRRGHYQGGPEPPYTPGMEVAGVVDAVGDGVGREVGDEVVSLVNGGGYADYAVADARGLLDIPGEMSFEEAAGFPVQWLTAHNCLHEWGGLEEGESVLIHAAAGGVGSAAVQLADEAGAEVFGTASTPEKLSMAEDLGMDHAIQYTEEDFVDCVNDLTDGEGVDLVLDGIGGETSDDSLDALTDFGRMVSYGAAAGEPGRPNTADLLFGNKTVIGYHLGRAIEQQPMKVMGAVPELTQLLGDGTLEVQVGHTFDLEDAADAHRFIEDRKSSGKVVLQP; translated from the coding sequence ATGCGAGCAATCGAAATCACCGAGTTCGGCGACGCTGACACGCTGGAACTGGCCGAGACCGACGCACCCGAACCCCGGGAGGGGCAGGTCCGAATCGACGTGAAAGCCGCCGGCATCAACTTCGCCGACATCATGCAGCGGCGCGGACACTATCAGGGCGGCCCCGAACCGCCGTACACCCCCGGCATGGAGGTGGCAGGCGTTGTCGACGCGGTCGGCGATGGTGTCGGCCGCGAGGTCGGCGACGAGGTCGTCTCGCTGGTCAACGGCGGCGGCTACGCCGACTACGCGGTCGCCGACGCTCGCGGCCTGCTGGACATTCCGGGCGAGATGAGTTTCGAGGAGGCCGCCGGCTTCCCGGTCCAGTGGCTCACCGCCCACAACTGCCTCCACGAGTGGGGTGGCCTCGAGGAGGGCGAGTCGGTCCTGATTCACGCCGCCGCGGGCGGCGTCGGCAGCGCCGCCGTGCAGTTGGCCGACGAGGCCGGCGCCGAGGTGTTCGGTACCGCCTCGACCCCCGAGAAACTCTCGATGGCCGAGGACCTCGGGATGGACCACGCGATTCAGTACACCGAGGAGGACTTCGTCGACTGCGTGAACGACCTCACCGACGGCGAAGGCGTCGACCTCGTGTTGGACGGTATCGGCGGCGAAACCTCCGACGATAGCCTCGACGCATTGACCGACTTCGGACGCATGGTCTCCTACGGCGCCGCCGCGGGCGAACCCGGCCGACCCAACACCGCCGACCTCCTGTTCGGCAACAAGACCGTCATCGGCTACCACCTCGGACGCGCCATCGAACAGCAGCCGATGAAGGTGATGGGCGCCGTCCCCGAACTGACACAGCTGCTCGGCGACGGCACGCTCGAAGTGCAGGTCGGCCACACCTTCGACCTCGAAGACGCCGCCGACGCCCACCGATTCATCGAGGACCGCAAATCCAGCGGCAAGGTCGTCCTGCAACCGTAA
- a CDS encoding DUF7542 family protein, protein MAEKHVTVSCRACDRTETFETLGTAREFIETHRTETGHEATWELPSLASGVERAGDDAGVCGRPECTTAESPLHRGEE, encoded by the coding sequence ATGGCAGAAAAGCACGTCACAGTCTCCTGTCGGGCGTGTGACCGAACGGAGACGTTCGAAACGCTCGGGACGGCCCGGGAGTTCATCGAGACACACCGAACGGAGACGGGCCACGAAGCGACGTGGGAACTACCCTCGCTTGCGTCCGGCGTCGAGCGCGCCGGCGACGATGCCGGTGTCTGTGGCCGTCCGGAGTGTACGACGGCGGAGTCCCCACTCCATCGGGGCGAGGAGTAG
- a CDS encoding SIR2 family NAD-dependent protein deacylase, giving the protein MNERETEFAAAAIRDADSVAALTGAGVSTASGIPDFRSEDGLWTEYDPNDFHVRRFRADPEGFWRDRLTLVEDLFGDAVDPNPAHEALAELESAGHLNGLITQNVDGLHQDAGSDDPIEIHGNGRRVVCTGCKRRFEADPVFERVRDGEAPPTCDDCDDVLKPDVVLFGEQLPEHALFRAQSLTESADAFLAVGSSLTVEPAASLPRVAQNNGATLVIVNLDRTKLSGQAEYDFRADVTEALPRLVEEVLAE; this is encoded by the coding sequence ATGAACGAGCGGGAAACCGAGTTCGCAGCAGCGGCGATTCGGGACGCCGACTCCGTCGCCGCGCTGACCGGCGCTGGCGTCTCGACGGCCTCCGGCATCCCCGACTTCCGCTCCGAGGACGGCCTCTGGACGGAGTACGACCCCAACGACTTTCACGTCCGGCGGTTCCGTGCCGACCCCGAGGGGTTTTGGCGCGACCGCCTCACGCTCGTCGAGGACCTCTTCGGCGACGCGGTCGACCCGAACCCGGCCCACGAGGCCCTCGCGGAGTTGGAGTCGGCGGGCCACCTCAATGGCCTCATCACACAGAACGTCGACGGACTCCATCAGGACGCCGGCAGCGACGACCCCATCGAGATTCACGGCAACGGCCGGCGGGTCGTCTGTACCGGCTGTAAGCGGCGCTTCGAAGCCGACCCCGTCTTCGAGCGAGTCCGGGACGGCGAGGCGCCGCCGACGTGTGACGACTGCGATGACGTGTTGAAACCCGACGTGGTGCTGTTCGGCGAACAACTCCCCGAACACGCCCTGTTTCGAGCACAGTCGCTCACAGAAAGCGCAGACGCCTTCCTCGCGGTCGGGTCGTCGCTCACAGTCGAGCCCGCGGCGTCGCTCCCTCGGGTGGCCCAAAACAACGGCGCGACGCTCGTCATCGTCAACCTCGACCGCACGAAGCTATCCGGGCAGGCCGAATACGACTTCCGGGCCGATGTGACCGAGGCCTTGCCGCGACTCGTCGAGGAAGTGCTCGCGGAGTGA
- a CDS encoding NAD+ synthase, producing the protein MIAAVDGMPDVTFRTEESELESLRADIVDFLRETVADAGADGVIVCLSGGIDSTLTAHLCVEALGPERVTALVLPCHLTDAVDTLDAHSIAQNLGVDPTMVQLQPLLDMFEDSVAPAIEEEVDRVALGNAIARLRMSVAYYAANMTGRLVCGTSNRTELLLGYFTKHGDGAADLRPLADLYKTEVKALARHVGVPRTIIQKPPTAGLWDGQTDEEELGAPYGLLDVLLYGLVDENLGVEGTADELGIDPGIVREYAELYLDTAHKRQRASKPETDRTDSEGLFCELEGRL; encoded by the coding sequence ATGATAGCCGCCGTCGACGGAATGCCGGACGTGACGTTCCGAACAGAAGAGTCCGAACTCGAGTCACTCCGGGCGGATATAGTCGACTTCCTTCGCGAAACTGTCGCTGACGCCGGCGCCGACGGTGTCATCGTTTGTCTGAGCGGCGGTATCGACTCGACGCTGACCGCCCACCTCTGTGTCGAAGCACTCGGCCCGGAGCGCGTCACCGCGTTGGTGTTGCCCTGTCACCTCACCGACGCGGTGGACACGCTGGACGCTCACTCCATCGCACAAAACCTCGGCGTCGACCCGACGATGGTGCAACTGCAGCCGTTGCTCGATATGTTCGAGGACAGCGTGGCGCCGGCCATCGAGGAGGAAGTTGACCGGGTCGCGCTGGGCAACGCCATCGCCCGCCTTCGGATGAGCGTCGCCTACTACGCCGCCAATATGACCGGTCGACTCGTCTGTGGAACCTCCAACCGGACGGAACTCCTGTTGGGGTATTTCACGAAACACGGCGATGGGGCTGCCGACCTCAGGCCGCTTGCGGACCTCTACAAGACGGAGGTGAAGGCGCTCGCCCGGCACGTCGGCGTTCCCCGCACCATCATCCAGAAACCCCCGACTGCGGGTCTGTGGGATGGACAGACCGACGAGGAGGAACTCGGCGCGCCGTACGGACTCCTCGACGTGTTACTGTACGGCCTCGTCGACGAGAACCTCGGTGTCGAGGGGACCGCCGATGAACTGGGCATCGACCCGGGAATCGTCCGCGAGTACGCCGAACTGTATCTGGATACCGCACACAAACGGCAGCGCGCGTCAAAACCCGAAACCGACCGAACCGACTCGGAGGGCCTGTTCTGTGAACTCGAAGGGCGGCTCTGA
- a CDS encoding PGF-CTERM sorting domain-containing protein, with the protein MSLLVVAAAVAVVAVFATFTAPVAADGHTKAEADDYTEEANFSVNFPHATDHYPGDQNEQNGSIEYFATGADAVRAETDEEGVYMDFVIIDADWIDYSACDIPNTAVFGIDRGNNLSGTQIDEDLVQKQKNTDFRDDGITIDFYDWSDFAGDPPYATPQSQIVAAQGAGSQDGTCLTVTSEPGWYQVQGFINGTAADNGRGTEPSEDATRAGINAKSNYLYVCECDSRAEAEEQLGPAPGSGDDSGTEPTPTPEPTATPESTPTPTEAPEETPTPTEPPEETPPPTDANDMPTPTEPPEETAAPTATDANNGGGGGGGNANTGMTPTAGPGSGFGSLAALLSLLASALYLQRRQ; encoded by the coding sequence ATGAGCCTGTTGGTGGTGGCCGCGGCGGTTGCGGTCGTCGCCGTCTTCGCCACCTTCACGGCGCCCGTTGCCGCCGACGGCCACACGAAGGCAGAGGCCGACGACTACACCGAGGAGGCGAACTTCTCGGTCAACTTCCCGCACGCGACGGACCACTATCCCGGCGACCAGAACGAGCAGAACGGCAGCATCGAGTACTTCGCGACCGGCGCGGACGCGGTTCGTGCGGAAACCGACGAGGAAGGCGTCTACATGGATTTCGTCATCATCGACGCCGACTGGATAGACTACTCCGCCTGCGACATCCCGAACACGGCCGTCTTCGGCATCGACCGCGGTAACAACCTCTCGGGAACACAAATCGACGAGGACCTCGTCCAGAAACAGAAGAACACCGATTTCCGGGACGACGGCATCACCATCGACTTCTACGATTGGAGCGACTTCGCGGGAGATCCACCCTACGCGACCCCCCAGAGCCAAATCGTCGCCGCCCAAGGCGCCGGGTCACAGGACGGCACCTGCCTGACGGTGACGAGCGAACCCGGATGGTATCAGGTACAGGGGTTCATCAACGGCACCGCCGCCGACAACGGTCGCGGGACGGAACCTTCCGAGGACGCGACACGGGCGGGCATCAACGCCAAGTCGAACTACCTCTACGTCTGTGAGTGCGACAGTCGCGCCGAGGCCGAAGAACAACTCGGCCCCGCACCGGGAAGCGGCGACGACAGCGGGACCGAACCAACGCCGACTCCGGAACCGACCGCAACGCCGGAGTCCACGCCGACGCCGACCGAGGCACCCGAGGAGACACCGACTCCCACCGAACCGCCCGAGGAGACGCCACCACCAACCGATGCAAACGACATGCCGACACCCACTGAACCACCCGAAGAGACGGCTGCACCCACCGCAACGGATGCCAACAACGGGGGCGGAGGCGGAGGTGGTAACGCGAACACCGGCATGACGCCGACTGCAGGCCCCGGTTCCGGGTTCGGCTCGCTGGCCGCACTGCTGTCGCTGCTGGCGAGCGCGCTCTACCTCCAGCGTCGACAGTAA
- a CDS encoding type IV pilin — protein MDSERRPLQRLYAADSGMSPVVGVALMIAITVALAAVIVAMLLGVADPGIAPTQDTAVSLDSTNAGTALVPEVTGSNAVDVRLNGESIRPSTAT, from the coding sequence GTGGACTCCGAGCGCCGCCCACTCCAGCGGTTGTACGCCGCCGACAGCGGCATGTCGCCAGTCGTCGGTGTGGCGCTCATGATTGCGATTACCGTCGCGCTGGCGGCCGTCATCGTGGCGATGTTACTCGGCGTCGCCGACCCCGGCATCGCGCCGACACAGGATACGGCTGTAAGTCTCGACTCGACCAACGCCGGGACGGCGTTGGTGCCCGAGGTCACCGGAAGCAACGCCGTCGACGTACGGCTCAACGGCGAGTCGATTCGACCGTCGACGGCAACGTGA
- a CDS encoding FAD-binding oxidoreductase, with amino-acid sequence MTYDCSFLSELSLEGAVSFEDSARENHAADWVAQEAGIGVTPDAVVWPESTADVSAILEAAHEQEIPVTPYAAGTSLEGNAVPLFKGISMDMTKMNDVLDVRPDDFQIDVEPGVMGNVVDETVAEHGLFFPPMPSSANLSTIGGMIINDASGQKTVKYGEVADWVLELEVVLADGTVIETGSKAVKTSSGYNLKNLIIGSEGTLGVVTRATLELEGIPEQIKGGRAVFEEMDDAAEAVFDAVRSGVDVAKIELIDPLAGEMANAYFDTGLPDAPMIFVEFHANHGIDEEIEFCRAIFESHDVERFEIAEEERMDELWRARNELAFAVQQYDPDLSPRHPGDVTVPISKYPDIIRYAKELGEEYDILLPCFGHAGDGNVHYAALVDPDDEEMVEDAEEIYGAIVEKAIEWGGTATGEHGIGMGKRKFLELEHGEGGVEAMRAIKRALDPKDILNPGKMFPETEDEGVRVNL; translated from the coding sequence ATGACGTACGACTGTTCGTTCCTCTCGGAACTTTCCCTGGAGGGGGCAGTGTCGTTCGAGGACTCGGCACGGGAGAACCACGCCGCCGACTGGGTAGCACAGGAGGCCGGCATCGGCGTCACCCCCGACGCCGTGGTCTGGCCCGAATCGACCGCCGATGTCTCGGCCATCCTCGAGGCTGCCCACGAACAGGAGATACCGGTGACGCCGTATGCCGCCGGCACGTCGCTGGAGGGCAACGCCGTCCCGCTGTTCAAGGGTATCAGCATGGACATGACGAAGATGAACGACGTACTCGATGTCCGCCCCGATGACTTCCAAATCGACGTGGAACCTGGCGTGATGGGCAACGTCGTCGACGAGACGGTCGCCGAACACGGCCTGTTCTTCCCGCCGATGCCTTCCTCGGCGAACCTCTCGACCATCGGCGGCATGATAATCAACGACGCCTCCGGACAGAAGACCGTCAAGTACGGCGAGGTCGCAGACTGGGTGCTGGAACTCGAAGTCGTCCTCGCGGACGGAACGGTCATCGAAACCGGAAGCAAGGCCGTCAAGACCTCCTCCGGGTACAACCTCAAGAACCTCATCATCGGCAGCGAGGGAACTCTCGGCGTCGTCACGCGCGCGACGCTGGAGTTGGAGGGCATCCCCGAGCAAATCAAGGGCGGTCGCGCGGTGTTCGAGGAGATGGACGACGCCGCCGAAGCCGTCTTCGACGCCGTCCGGTCGGGCGTCGACGTGGCGAAAATCGAACTCATCGACCCGCTGGCCGGCGAGATGGCCAACGCTTACTTCGACACCGGCCTCCCGGACGCGCCGATGATTTTCGTCGAGTTCCACGCCAACCACGGCATCGACGAGGAAATCGAGTTCTGTCGGGCCATCTTCGAATCCCACGACGTCGAACGGTTCGAGATAGCCGAAGAGGAACGGATGGACGAACTGTGGCGCGCCCGAAACGAACTCGCCTTCGCCGTCCAGCAGTACGACCCCGACCTCTCGCCGCGCCACCCCGGCGACGTGACCGTCCCCATCAGCAAGTACCCCGACATCATCCGCTATGCGAAGGAACTCGGCGAGGAGTACGACATCCTGCTGCCGTGTTTCGGTCACGCCGGCGACGGCAACGTCCACTATGCGGCGCTCGTCGACCCCGACGACGAGGAGATGGTCGAAGATGCCGAAGAAATCTACGGTGCCATCGTCGAGAAGGCCATCGAGTGGGGCGGCACCGCCACCGGCGAACACGGAATCGGCATGGGGAAACGGAAGTTCCTCGAGTTGGAACACGGCGAGGGCGGCGTCGAGGCGATGCGCGCGATTAAACGCGCCCTCGACCCGAAGGACATCCTCAACCCCGGAAAGATGTTCCCCGAAACCGAAGACGAGGGTGTTCGCGTGAACCTCTGA
- a CDS encoding cupin domain-containing protein produces MDYKVVDLDDVPITDLSEIDGIPPTLDIKPIGDQLGLTQMRATVWYFEPGEEIQYHAHREQEELYFVMEGEFSLKLGKSGEEEYVDAGPGTFWVAEPKIGHGHRYVGDDEGVVLSLGAPPVEDPGLDPHSLDE; encoded by the coding sequence ATGGACTACAAGGTCGTTGACCTCGATGACGTACCGATAACCGACCTCTCGGAAATCGACGGGATTCCGCCGACGCTTGACATCAAGCCCATCGGCGACCAGCTCGGCCTCACCCAGATGCGGGCGACCGTCTGGTACTTCGAACCCGGCGAGGAGATTCAGTACCACGCCCACCGCGAACAGGAGGAACTGTACTTCGTCATGGAGGGGGAGTTCTCGCTGAAACTCGGCAAGTCCGGCGAGGAGGAGTACGTCGACGCCGGCCCGGGAACGTTCTGGGTCGCCGAGCCGAAAATCGGCCACGGCCACCGCTACGTCGGCGACGACGAGGGCGTCGTCCTCTCCCTCGGCGCCCCGCCCGTGGAGGACCCCGGACTCGACCCCCACTCGCTGGACGAGTAA
- a CDS encoding acyl-CoA dehydrogenase family protein yields the protein MSAHLDDEHEMIRNSTREFLEAEIEPDLPEADRKPMSKDQAIEYQQMLGELGIGPGDTESGGFADPMTYTVTSEEISRVWPSLNVTLNMSFPTIFAPYAGEETADALEDKLDDGSCIGCMAVTEPDGGSDTANPGTTAEKDGDEYVINGEKTWVSNAPIADMALVVAQDTEAGQRDFFIVDTVTNDIETRELDKLGWKGSPTGQIFFDDVRVPEDNKLMNAVMNMLASGESDLADNEMFQTGDPLNAMFAYMRTGMAAMSVGIMQAAYEAALDYSKEREVFGGPIAGHQLVQEHLYNIRAGLETGRLLTYEAARKVAEGDPEARMYSSLAKGWVCEKSVDVADEALQVHGGNGLSKDYPLERYYRDARTMTIPDGTTDIQQLVVGKELTGIRAYK from the coding sequence ATGAGCGCACACTTAGACGACGAACACGAGATGATTCGGAACTCCACGCGGGAGTTCCTCGAAGCCGAAATCGAACCGGACCTCCCGGAGGCCGACCGAAAGCCGATGAGCAAAGACCAGGCCATCGAGTATCAACAGATGCTGGGTGAACTCGGTATCGGCCCCGGCGACACCGAAAGCGGCGGCTTTGCTGACCCGATGACCTACACCGTCACATCCGAGGAGATATCGCGGGTGTGGCCGTCGCTGAACGTCACGCTGAACATGTCGTTCCCGACGATTTTCGCGCCCTATGCGGGCGAGGAGACGGCCGACGCGCTCGAAGACAAACTCGACGACGGTTCCTGTATCGGCTGTATGGCCGTCACCGAACCCGACGGCGGTAGCGACACGGCAAACCCCGGAACCACCGCCGAGAAGGACGGCGACGAGTACGTCATCAACGGCGAGAAGACGTGGGTGTCGAACGCGCCCATCGCCGACATGGCCCTGGTCGTCGCACAGGACACCGAGGCCGGCCAGCGGGACTTCTTCATCGTCGATACGGTCACAAACGACATCGAGACGCGCGAACTCGACAAACTCGGCTGGAAGGGCTCTCCGACCGGCCAGATTTTCTTCGACGACGTGCGCGTCCCCGAGGACAACAAACTGATGAACGCCGTGATGAACATGCTCGCCTCGGGAGAATCCGACCTCGCGGACAACGAAATGTTCCAGACCGGCGACCCGCTCAACGCCATGTTCGCCTACATGCGGACGGGGATGGCGGCGATGTCCGTCGGCATCATGCAGGCCGCCTACGAAGCCGCCCTCGACTACTCCAAGGAGCGAGAGGTCTTCGGCGGTCCCATCGCCGGTCACCAACTCGTCCAAGAACACCTCTACAACATCCGTGCCGGCCTCGAAACCGGCCGACTGCTCACTTACGAGGCCGCCCGGAAAGTCGCCGAGGGTGACCCCGAGGCCCGGATGTACTCCTCGCTGGCGAAGGGGTGGGTGTGTGAGAAATCCGTCGACGTGGCCGACGAGGCGCTGCAGGTCCACGGCGGCAACGGCCTCTCGAAGGACTATCCCCTCGAGCGATACTACCGCGACGCCCGCACGATGACCATCCCCGACGGGACGACCGACATCCAGCAGTTGGTCGTCGGCAAGGAACTGACGGGCATCCGCGCTTACAAGTAG
- a CDS encoding glutaredoxin family protein, protein MTITLYRLEGCPYCEFVVDKLEELDVPFDSVWVEGPHSKRDEVKTITGQRQVPVVVDDDYGVSMSQSARIFEFLETTYGDAESPAEVDTDF, encoded by the coding sequence ATGACAATCACGCTGTACCGGCTTGAGGGCTGTCCGTACTGTGAGTTCGTCGTCGACAAACTCGAGGAGTTGGACGTACCGTTCGACAGCGTCTGGGTCGAAGGGCCACACTCCAAACGCGACGAGGTGAAGACGATAACGGGACAGCGGCAGGTTCCCGTCGTCGTCGACGACGACTACGGCGTCTCAATGAGCCAATCGGCGCGTATCTTCGAGTTCCTCGAAACGACCTACGGCGACGCCGAGTCACCGGCCGAAGTCGACACCGATTTCTGA
- a CDS encoding RNA-guided endonuclease InsQ/TnpB family protein codes for MEVRRTVPVKLDVADSDADLLHETISEFLWAANYVVDHAWQGEYKTTSKAELQRETYDDVRAETRLQANLVQNARNKAADAVQSVVARWKHGDYAGKPNFTAPTLVYDKRCATFNDDHATLSTVEGRITAEYVLPDEGRETPHSEYLFNDDYEVTGAELHYRDGEFYLHVRTKADVEFETADDGNDEHSTVLGVDLGIENVAVTSTGEFWNGSEVNHWHREFEKRRGSLQQRGTRAAHETMKSVGRTETGRYDHFLHTVSKELVAEAVEHDCDVIAFENLTGIRERMPRAKKFHAWAFRRLYDYVEYKAEVEGISVEQVSPAYTSQRCSKCGFTHENSRPTSDGQDVFECLKCGYSPHADYNAAKNIGLKHLRSAQTSSGGGAPVNVRLNRGMLNVNGDYEPASSGQNGSPRESPTLNEANGKAVSE; via the coding sequence ATGGAGGTACGTCGCACCGTCCCCGTCAAACTTGACGTGGCCGACAGCGACGCCGACCTCCTCCACGAAACCATCTCCGAGTTCCTGTGGGCCGCCAACTACGTCGTCGACCACGCATGGCAAGGCGAGTACAAGACTACGAGCAAAGCCGAACTTCAACGCGAAACCTACGACGACGTGCGGGCCGAAACGAGACTCCAAGCGAATCTCGTCCAGAACGCCCGCAACAAGGCCGCCGACGCCGTCCAGAGCGTCGTCGCTCGGTGGAAGCACGGTGACTACGCGGGGAAACCGAACTTCACCGCCCCGACGCTCGTCTATGACAAGCGATGTGCGACGTTCAACGACGACCACGCAACGCTCTCAACCGTCGAAGGACGCATCACTGCCGAGTACGTTCTTCCCGACGAGGGCCGCGAGACGCCCCACTCGGAGTACCTATTCAACGACGACTACGAAGTGACGGGCGCAGAACTCCACTACCGAGATGGTGAGTTCTACCTTCACGTCCGAACAAAGGCGGACGTGGAGTTCGAGACTGCCGACGACGGCAACGACGAGCACAGCACAGTCCTCGGCGTTGACCTTGGCATCGAAAACGTCGCTGTCACCTCAACCGGCGAGTTCTGGAACGGGTCGGAGGTGAACCACTGGCACCGCGAGTTTGAGAAGCGGCGCGGGTCGCTTCAACAGCGTGGAACGCGAGCCGCTCACGAAACTATGAAATCGGTCGGACGCACGGAGACAGGCCGCTACGACCACTTCTTACACACTGTCTCGAAGGAACTCGTCGCGGAAGCCGTCGAACACGACTGTGACGTAATCGCGTTTGAGAACCTGACGGGGATTCGTGAGCGGATGCCTCGTGCCAAGAAGTTCCACGCATGGGCGTTCCGTCGACTGTACGACTACGTCGAGTATAAGGCCGAAGTAGAGGGTATCTCGGTCGAGCAGGTGAGTCCCGCGTACACGAGCCAGCGGTGTTCTAAGTGTGGGTTCACTCACGAGAACAGCCGCCCGACATCGGACGGACAGGACGTATTCGAGTGTCTGAAGTGCGGGTACTCACCGCACGCGGACTACAACGCGGCGAAGAACATCGGTCTGAAGCATCTCCGCTCGGCGCAAACGTCGTCGGGCGGAGGCGCACCCGTAAACGTGCGCTTGAATCGCGGGATGTTGAACGTGAACGGCGATTATGAGCCTGCCAGCAGTGGCCAGAACGGGAGTCCACGCGAAAGCCCCACCCTCAACGAAGCGAACGGCAAAGCCGTGAGCGAGTAG